One window from the genome of Equus quagga isolate Etosha38 chromosome 6, UCLA_HA_Equagga_1.0, whole genome shotgun sequence encodes:
- the OLFM4 gene encoding olfactomedin-4 codes for MRLGVPFLLALPFLLGPAAGDWGDLETLSPDPSPSSFPSYDFSPGFSSGSGSSSVSQSFSNFTGSKDDRGTCQCSITLPDTTFPVERVERLEYTAHILSEKFKIELSKVKEYVHLISVYEKKLVNLTVRVEIMEKDTIQYSELDFELIKIEVNEMQKLIIRLKESFVGSSEIVDQLEVEIRNLTLVVEKLETLDKNNVLSIRREIVALKDRLKECEASKSEMVPATPPPPAPGSCSHGGVVNVSRPAVVQLNWQGFSYKYGAWGRDYSPQHPGTGLYWVAPLNTDGRYLEYYRLYNTLDDLLLYKHAQHYRIAYGQGSGTAVYNNNMYVNWYNTGNIAKVNLSTNKVAVTETLPNAVYNNRFSYANVAWQDIDFAVDENGLWVIYSTEANTGNMVISKLNDTSLVVLNTWYTKQYKPSVSNAFMVCGVLYATRTLSTRTEEIFYYYDTNTGKEGRLEITMHKMQENVHSINYHPFDHKLYVYNDGYLLNYDVIFKREPQQDV; via the exons ATGCGCCTGGGCGTCCCCTTCCTGCTGGCCCTACCGTTCCTCCTCGGCCCAGCTGCAGGggactggggggatttggagaccctctcccctgaccccagccccagctccttcccAAGCTATGACTTCAGTCCCGGCTTCTCCTCTGGCTCTGGCTCCAGCTCTGTGTCCCAG tcGTTTTCCAACTTCACCGGCTCCAAGGATGACCGCGGGACCTGCCAGTGCTCCATTACATTGCCAGACACCACCTTTCCCGTGGAGAGAGTGGAACGCTTGGAATACACAGCTCACATTCTCTCTGAGAAGTTCAAGATAGAGCTTTCTAaa GTGAAGGAGTATGTCCATTTAATCAGTGTGTATGAAAAGAAACTCGTAAACCTAACTGTCCGAGTAGAGATCATGGAAAAGGATACCATTCAATACTCTGAACTGGACTTTGAGTTAATCAAGATAGAAGTGAATGAGATGCAGAAACTGATCATACGGCTGAAGGAGAGTTTTGTTGGAAGCTCAGAAATTGTTGACCAGCTGGAAGTGGAG ataaGGAATCTGACTCTTGTGGTAGAGAAACTGGAGACTCTAGACAAAAACAATGTCCTCAGCATTCGCAGAGAAATTGTGGCTCTGAAGGACAGGCTAAAGGAATGTGAAGCCTCTAAAAGTGAAATGGTTCCTGCCACGCCCCCTCCTCCCGCTCCAG GGAGCTGTAGTCACGGTGGTGTGGTGAACGTCAGCAGACCGGCCGTAGTTCAGCTCAACTGGCAAGGGTTCTCCTACAAGTATGGTGCTTGGGGTCGGGATTACTCTCCCCAGCATCCAGGGACGGGGCTGTACTGGGTGGCACCTTTGAATACAGATGGGAGGTATTTGGAATATTACAGACTCTACAACACACTGGATGATTTGCTATTGTACAAACATGCCCAACATTATCGGATTGCCTATGGCCAAGGCAGTGGTACAGCAGTTTATAACAACAACATGTATGTCAACTGGTACAACACCGGGAACATTGCCAAAGTTAACCTGAGCACCAACAAAGTTGCTGTGACTGAAACTCTCCCTAATGCTGTCTATAATAACCGCTTTTCATATGCAAATGTTGCTTGGCAAGACATTGACTTCGCTGTGGATGAGAATGGATTGTGGGTGATTTATTCAACTGAAGCCAACACTGGTAACATGGTGATTAGTAAACTCAACGACACCTCACTTGTGGTGCTAAACACTTGGTATACCAAGCAGTATAAACCATCTGTTTCTAACGCCTTCATGGTGTGTGGGGTTCTGTATGCCACACGTACTCTGAGCACCAGAACAGAAGAGATTTTCTACTACTATGACACAAACACAGGCAAAGAGGGTAGACTAGAAATTACAATGCATAAGATGCAGGAAAATGTGCACAGCATTAACTATCACCCTTTTGATCACAAACTTTATGTCTATAATGACGGTTACCTTCTGAATTACGATGTTATCTTCAAGCGGGAACCCCAGCAAGATGTTTAG